A region from the Rhizoctonia solani chromosome 13, complete sequence genome encodes:
- a CDS encoding Transposable element Tcb2 transposase: MPTWSSLIECHLPPLFTLEYLPKIIALKKLKYSDRAIVQLLQPQTKVSHATVGCIWAKYGLTDRPLDRHDPIPGRPQKLTPSDVRFAALALAWSRVPTAANIRRQYFPAVGSSTLRRYLRELGLRPYKRRRVPLLTYWHRKAHCAWAHSQLFWPQSRWDNIVFLDKVRIKLFGADSGQYYWRRPSESPYNPRYTKKTISHGGGGIFIWGCITREGVGQLYLIQRKLNAPGYIEILGDAFFGTLADYKITPFDITFQHDQDPKHTARLTQRWLASWGVSVLPWPSKSPDLNIIKNVWWHLKERVRTHRPPALNKEELWKIVRDEWKQISLKYIGNLYDSLPRRVQAVYLAKGGNTKY, translated from the exons atgC ctacttggtcctccctcatcgagtgccatttaccacccctttttacgctTGAATACCTGCCAAAA ataattgcgctgaaaaagctcaaatACTCAGATCGGGctattgttcagcttttgcaacctcagaccaaggtctctcacgcaactgttggttgtatctgggccaagtatggacttacTGACCGCCCACTTGATCGACACGatcccattcctgggcgCCCACAAAAATTAACCCCCAGCGACGTCAGATTTGCCGCTTTGGCCCTAGCTTGGAGTAGagtaccaacagcagcaaatattagacggcagtacttccctgcCGTTGGGTCCTCTACCCTCCGCCGCTACCTCCGAGAGCTGGGTTTACGGCCGTACAAACGCCGCCGAGTACCCCTGCTCACTtattggcatagaaaagCCCATTGCGCGTGGGCCCACAGTCAattattctggccacaatcacgctgggacaacattgtcttcttggacaaagtccgaatcaagttatttggggcCGACAGCGgccaatattactggaggcGGCCTAGTGAGTCCCCGTATAATCCCCgatacaccaaaaagacaatatctcatggtggcgggggtatcttcatttgggggtgcattacCCGAGAGGGAGTCGGGCAATTGTACCTTATACAACGCAAGCTGAACGCCCCgggatacattgaaatccttggggacgccttctttggaaccctCGCCGACTATAAAATCACCCCGTTTGACATTACATTCCAGCACGACCAAGATCcgaagcatacagccaggctgacacaaCGTTGGCTTGCCAGTTGGGGCGTAAGCGTCCTCCCATGGCCGTCAAAAAGCCCGGATTTGAATATAATCAAGAACGtctggtggcatctgaaggagCGCGTGCGTACTCACCGACCTCCCGCTTTGAATAAggaagaattatggaaaatagtgagggacgaatggaaacaaatttccctgaaatatattggcaatttgtatgattcattacCGCGTCGagtacaagctgtgtatttagctaaaggtggaaacaccaaatactaa
- a CDS encoding Fungal specific transcription factor domain translates to MPDEASSLICAKGRLTAAIELTAYKFVVSNNTSGYTFLRRTAPPQGRISVQKILSLGVIELCYFVWVDVMSSTLLGTTPLLHYDTTIDASEKLCSKNLMEYFNGCPQEFISWFASISAMRLTTKQYNSHSPQIDCRPIESAIQEWGPVIDQTDLSRDAITRLAVIEGWRHAHLIYLNMGVGGVTSMDPKVQSSVKQIIQLSHVVKGPKLYERHMFAPAILHPSMGKVCDRAEPICNLCIRDGLFCSGPDPPIRAPSPVFPSWEPPDLLRPFDRSLNSAPRVLRGAVSAIVSTPSWGASNNSPRYSSRKSSLSTLSLTKSRTLALDRQIESNTLPFILSQYVRFVDKIAFKMPPPELREGIILRLRSSVITFSVMSLGLG, encoded by the exons ATGCCAGACGAGGCTTCAAGCTTGATCTGTGCTAAAGGCCGACTCACCGCAGCCATCGAA CTCACGGCTTACAAGTTTGTTGTCTCTAACAATACGTCTGGCTACACATTCTTGAGAAGAACAGCGCCCCCACAAGGCAGAATTTCTGTACAAAAAATACTGTCTCTCGGAGTTATAGAGCTATGTTACTTCGTCTGGGTCGACGTTATGTCTTCGACGCTTCTTGGAACAACCCCACTTCTGCACTATGATACTACCATTGATGCATCGGAGAAACTATGCTCAAAAAATCTTATGGAATATTTCAACGGATGCCCACAAGAATTTATTTCTTGGTTTGCAAGCATTAGTGCAATGCGGTTGACCACCAAACAGTACAATAGCCATTCGCCCCAAATAGACTGCCGACCCATAGAATCAGCAATTCAAGAATGGGGGCCGGTCATTGACCAAACCGACCTCTCGAGAGATGCCATTACACGACTAGCGGTCATAGAGGGCTGGAGACACGCGCATCTAATTTATCTGAATATG GGCGTGGGCGGGGTTACCTCGATGGACCCCAAAGTGCAGTCCTCGGTCAAGCAGATCATTCAACTTTCTCATGTTGTGAAAGGTCCAAAGCTATATGAACGCCATATGTTTGCCCCTGCCATCCTT CATCCCTCCAT GGGTAAAGTCTGCGATAGAGCCGAACCTATATGTAACCTTTGCATACGCGATGGTTTGTTTTGCTCTGGTCCAGATCCTCCTATTCGAGCACCTTCACCCGTATTTCCGTCTTGGGAGCCTCCAGACCTTCTCCGCCCATTTGACAGGTCACTGAATAGTGCTCCTAGAGTTCTCCGGGGGGCTGTTTCAGCTATTGTATCGACCCCGAGCTGGGGTGCTTCAA ATAACAGTCCACGCTACTCCAGCCGCAAAAGTTCCCTATCAACATTGTCTTTAACTAAGTCCAGAACACTGGCACTTGACCGTCAAATAGAGAGTAATACTTTACCGTTTATTCTTAGCCAGT ACGTTcggtttgttgacaagattgCGTTCAAAATGCCCCCGCCTGAACTCCGGGAGGGAATTATTCTCCGCCTTCGGAGTTCGGTAATCACATTCTCGGTCATGTCCTTGGGGCTAGGATAA